TTTGTTGGAGGTTTTTTAGCTTGTTTTCTACTTCAATAACGTTTGCAACGTTTAAATTACGATCCGTCTCCAATAGCGATGAAGAGCTCATCTTTGAGCTGACAGTGGTAACACTATTATGAAATGGGGTGATGAAAGTCGTATTGAGTATCCCTGAAGGCCAGTGTCCCGGGTTCGAGTAGCGAGCATCATGCAACAGAGACTCTAACTTCTTTATCCGAGCTCGGTAACCATTAATCTGATTTGAAGCCGAAGTCGATGATTCTTTCGAATCACGAACGCGCACAATTGTAACCTGATAACTCTTTGCTTCGGAGAAACTTTGTGAGATTAACTCGGACACATTATCTCCAACTTTTAGTTCACGAAGTTGTGCGATATATTCATCGATCAACTCCCGAGTCTTGTTAAGAGAATGTCGTACCGAGATAACTTTTTCATCAGCTTGCCTTTCATGACTCAACACGTCATTAAGGAATAATTCCTCTATCTTTTCGGACTCtgtgaaattttccaagtttCTGCAGAATAACGATGCAGTTGAGCCAAAGTTTTCAGTCCATTTTGTTCGATGGTCCTGTTCCTTATTTCTGATTTGTTCATACTCGCCTGCCAGTGACCTAGTCTGAGAGAGAACTTGGAGTATCCAACTTTCACGACGATATTTTTCGACCAGGAAAAGGCCGTAGATTAATGGAATGTCctcaatctttgcaaattgaatttcattcttctgATAAAGATCCAAATCCTTGTTGCATTCATTAAGTAGTTTCCGCTTGATGCCAATTGTTTCGACCTGAACAAAGGCAATTTGCCCCAATAAAAGGATGGCATTTATTTGTAGTTTATGCTTCCGCTCAATCACCTGCTCACTCTGAGCATATAAGGCCTGTGCGATTGTGAATAGTTTTCCACTCACTTCATTTTTGGTATTTAGTAGAAACGAGTGAATATCTTCCATACCATCATTGAACGAGTCGATTGAATCCTGTTCCAGGAAGTCGCGGCTGCGTCTTCTCGTTTCTTCCACTATTTCGTCAAACCGTGTGAGCATTGTCTCTTCAAGGTTGTCTTTCATGTTCTTGAGGGTGGAATTGTTTTGTAGCAATGCAATAGCCTCAGTAATTTGGGCCCGAAGATCAGCATTTTTGTCAAGATCTCGCTTTACCTTCTTTAGTTTTGAATTAATACTTTGATCCAGTAACTTTATGGAATTTTCGTTCTGCTCCGTTGTTTTCAAATCGACGTAGCGTTCTAGCGGGCCCTCTATGCCTTGCAGTTTGTGGAGTACCTGATTGTAACATTCTTTCCATTTAGACGACTGGCCGTTCTGTGccaattggttcaaaaattcaacaTTTGAGTTGTAAAGTTTCTCTACATCATAGCAGTAAAGTCTGAGGTACTGTTCGCATACTGAAAGGCATCGTAAAATTTCCGACGTTTGCGCCGCACATTCGCTCATCAGATTTCGGAAATAGTGGACATCAATCTCTAATGCACTAAGCCACCCCAAGTTGGTGGTCAGCAGGCTTGTGATGGACCTGGCATTCAAACTTTCTATTCTAAGATCTGCATCAGCCAATGGTGAGTTTATTGGTTTCAGTAACGCAGACTCACgcttttgcaaagtatcTCTGACCAGATTTGAGAGTAAAACTTCCGCCTTCTTATATGATTCATCCTGAAGAGCTTCTGAGTCATGCGCCCTTCGGAGAGGTTCTTTTATGATGGAAAAGAGCCGCCTGTCATATATGTAAAATTCGTTCTCATCAAGAGTGTTACTTCTCAAACATTCCCTAAAACCGgagcttttcaacttgtttCCAAATGGTAGTAATATGAGTAGTTGCTCACTAGGTATACGCCATTTTTGGCTAATAAAATCTCTAAACTCATCAAGAGACATAAAGAACTTCACATCAGTGGTTATTTTCTCTCCAGTAATGGCATTTATGAGAAAGGCATTATCAGACATATCAAACCGGTAAAATAAGTATTCCAAAAGCCCTGAAGTGCATCAGAATAGCCTCTGTGGAAAGCTTATTGTGCTTTCACCTTTATTATAGTTGATAGGTAGCAAGAGCCTTTTTTTTTCCAATGCTGATCCAaaaaacctttgaaaaggCGAAACTAGTAATGTGGCAGATAACGAAGACAGTGAAGATAAGAGCCACAATGATTGTATATAAGCCATTAGACTTGAGAAATCTTCTGcattttgaacatttgaAAAGGCTGATTGATGCAGATCTTTCGGAGCCTTATTCGATTTACGTTTACagatatttcttgaatcGATGGCCAGAATTGACGTATTTAGcctttgatgatgaaagtggGACACCCGACACGCCAATTGGATGTGTTATTTGCAAGAGTGAGCTGCATAGAGGTAGCAGAATGAGGGGGTATATCGGTATGCTTGCAGTCGAGACTGCATATCGCGGACTTGGTATCGCCAAAACTTTAGTCAAAAATGtgattgaaaagatgcAGGAAGATGGTTGTGATGAAATTATGCTTGAAACCGAGGTAGAAAACAGAGCTGCACTAAACCTTTATGAAGGTATGGGATTTATAAGGATGAAACGGATGTTTCGTTACTATTTGAATGAAGGTGATGCTTTCAAGCTGATATTGCCCTTGACGCAGAAGAGTTGCATTAGGACCActtttttgaatcaaaatgatgaacTACTCCTGTAGTGTTGAATAGATTATACCAGTCGATATATAAATAATGTACATTCatgaagatcttgaaagttaCTCTTCGTCATTAAACTTTGGGGcaaggaagaattgcaaataaccactcttcaaatcgaattggaaaagagcAGGCGCTTCACTGGAGAGTCTGATACCTACTTTTTCCGCTAGTGCGGAACCCTTGACGATGTCAAGCAGATATTTGGAACCAAACGTGAGATCAACGGGTTGGTCCATCTCTAACTTGATACTATCCTCCGGTTTGTCCATATTGACAAAAGGTTTCAAAATGACGGAACCAGAGCCAATATCACCGTCTGCGACAAATTTAATAGTCTCCTTTGTAATCATAATGTTTAAAGAGTCACTCAATTGACTCAAGTCGCGCACAATCTTGGAGAATTCCGAAGATGGCATCATTAAAGTACAATCGTAAGCCAAATCctcaattttcaagaatgcAGCATCAAtatccatcaatttcaacgAGTATTCAGCAACACGATCCTTCTTTGTGTCCTCAAATAGCAGTAGAACGGTATCTGGTGTATCATCCGCAATAAGAGTAAGTGTATCCGAGTTGTTACCACAACGTAGAATCTTGGAAAGAGAAGTCAGATCAATTCCCAATGTGACTGGGTGATCACATCTATAGTTTTGGAAAGCTTCAATACCAATCTCTAGGGAAACTAGCAACACACGGGAATCGTCGACGGCCTGTGCGATAATACCATCTTCCTTACATTGAAAGTTTACCAACTGAACAcaatctttgaaaccatcaaTGATTCTCTTAAAAAGAGAAGCTTCCTCGAATTTTGCCTCTAACATTCTACTTACTTGACTAACACGAGCACTTGTGAAACGATACTGTTCAGATGTAAAGGACAACCTTTTTATACATAGAATTTTCGTCGCCTGTTCGCGTTCACGCGTCAGGAGGAGATGGTTTACGCGTCACAGGTTCaaaaggtgaaaaaagaAGCTAAAAGAGACTAAAATACAAAGGGTCTGCCCATAACGGCTAAAATAGAGTAGAAAATAAGAAAATAGTAGTAATAGTAATAGTAGCAGTTCTCAGCAACAGAGGACAGGCAAATTAAGCACGCGTAGCGTTGTAAAGCTCCTTTTCGGACTCATAACGTTTCTTGTCTGCCTCTGCTTTGCTTTCGTAAGGTGTCTTTTCATCTGGAGTCAAAGCCTTCCATCTTTCACCCAAAAGACGTCCCACTTGTCCAAAGGTCACATCTGGATTCTCTGAACGCACAATATCTCTGTTTTCGTTGGCGAAAAACATGTATGCCGAAAGAGCTCTCTTAGGAGCATTAGGGTCCTTCTTCCTTCTGGTGgttctcttcttggtttctCTTGGAGCTGCCATAGTTAAAATACAATTACTTCAACCACCAAAATCCCGTTAGTATATGAACAAATGACCATCGACCAGAGTTAAGGCAAACAAACATAACCCTTCTCACCTTAAGTAGTGTCTAACGCGTGCATGGCGCGCAATACTAAGGTACCGCGTCGCGTCTGGAGGGTAACTAACTACCTCACGTTCGACACTCTTAAACGGTTGCCCCTTGGAGCTGTCCCTCAATGTATCAATCCATCCGTTTGTCTGTCTGTCTGTATCTTTGTAGCTGTTTAACTCATACGTACGTTTAGTGCGAAAAAAGTGTTTTAATTTTCGGTCGACCTTGTAACGGAAAAACGCTTCTTGCCCACTGTTTGCGTGTGGTGAATAGCTGCCACTATGAGCGAGGCTCTATAGTGGCACTTTTGCTTAAGTATGCTAACCTGGGCGATACGGGGCGAAAAACTTCAACACCTGCTCGTACCGAGTGATTCTCAGGGTAATCTCATCGCTAGTTATTTACAGTATTATCTATTCAGGATGATTCACAGGCTTGTTAAAGCTGCTCAGTTATCTGGTGGCGTTTTGTACTTATTGTAGTGTGGTAGGTGAGACTCTGGTGCGAAATTCCGGCTCTGTACGAGTGCACCGATTAAACGGTTGCTGTAGTGCATCTTGGCCACACACCTGTCTACGCAACACATTTCACCTTTATTCAAATCACTCTCGCTATAGATATCGTGCGGGATGCACTTTTCCATACAAGTCTTTAGAATGTTGTTGAAAGTCACGTTCATTGCTTCAAACTGGACTTCTGCTATATCTATCTTCTCCTGGCGTACGTCCTGTGACCCGTACGGGTTCATAAACATCGACATTGCGTGCTGGGGATTGTGACTATGATTGTTTGtgaatgatttcttctcttacTGTAGTTTTTTAGAAGGCTgacttttgatgaaaaagtgATCTTCGGGTCTTGATGATATATCAATAGTACAGAAGCGTGTGATGAGAGTGCTGTTgaccaatgatgatggtCCCCTGAATGACCAATTCTCCAATTATATTAGGCCATTCGTGCAAACACTAAAACGCCTTTATCCGCACTGGCAACTCACTATTTGTGTACCACATGTGCAAAAATCATGGATCGGTAAAGCTCATTTGGCTGGCAAGAAACTTAGTGCCCAATTCCTATATTCCAAGATGGATTCAGATGACAACAGTTACTTAGGGCCATTCATCCAACCACAGGTGGCATTGGAAGGATCAAAATTACCTCGTCAAGCTATTAATCCAGAGGTATCACgtgatgatattgaatGGATACTTATTGATGGTACTCCAGCTTCATGTAGTAACATTGgacttcatcatttggCCACTGAACCTTTTGATCTAGTTATCTCGGGCCCCAATTTGGGGAGAAATACTAGCGTTGCCTACATCACCTCCAGTGGTACCGTCGGCGCCGCCATGGAAGCGGTTATCGCTGGTAATGAAGTAAAAGCCGTAGCTGTATCGTGGGCTTATTTTAACGGTAACAAAAATGTCAACAACTCGATTATGGAAATGGCGGCTAGAAGATCGCTTCAAATTATCGAACATTTGTACGAAAACTGGGACCCTGTAACCGATTTTTACAGTATAAACATTcctttgatcaattcaCTATCCCTTGAGACAAAGGCAGTCTACACATCAGTCTGGGAAAATAGGTGGGGGCCCATCTTTAGTGGACCTAATGTCGGATCAGCTACCAACAACAGCGAGATTGAAGATGGTAATGAGTACCAAATGATTTCATTTAACTGGGCACCGGATTTTAAGTCACATACAGATTCAAAACATCATAGATCTGATCAAATGGTAGACAGGGATGTTATTGAAGATGGATTGATCAGTGTGACGCCACTTAGAGCTACATTCCAAAGCACTAGTACACTAAAAGGTGAACTTGAATTACCATGTCCTTTGGAAACCCAGTTTGAGGGTGTTTGCGCTATCACAATCGACCCACAAGAGTATATCTatttgccattgaagagtgCGTTTCAAAAATGGCTTCCATCACTTAAAATTGTGTCCGAATTACCAAAAAATGATACCGCTGTCATTCACTATGGTGATTATGAAGATTTGGATATGGAGAGACTTGGCCAAGATCCGCAATATATTGCCAACTCTTATATCTACAGAAAAGCACTCATAAGGAAACATTACCTGACGCAGACCATACAGTACTACAAAGCAAAGAACCCCAATACAATTCTGTCAAAAGCCTATCTGGAATCCTTCAATATAGATCTGGATTATGCAGAATTTTTGGATGATGCACTGGATGAAAATTGGGAACTAAGGCAGGAATTGGAGTCTGAGCAAAAG
The window above is part of the Torulaspora delbrueckii CBS 1146 chromosome 3, complete genome genome. Proteins encoded here:
- the ATG11 gene encoding autophagy protein ATG11 (similar to Saccharomyces cerevisiae ATG11 (YPR049C); ancestral locus Anc_3.330); amino-acid sequence: MSDNAFLINAITGEKITTDVKFFMSLDEFRDFISQKWRIPSEQLLILLPFGNKLKSSGFRECLRSNTLDENEFYIYDRRLFSIIKEPLRRAHDSEALQDESYKKAEVLLSNLVRDTLQKRESALLKPINSPLADADLRIESLNARSITSLLTTNLGWLSALEIDVHYFRNLMSECAAQTSEILRCLSVCEQYLRLYCYDVEKLYNSNVEFLNQLAQNGQSSKWKECYNQVLHKLQGIEGPLERYVDLKTTEQNENSIKLLDQSINSKLKKVKRDLDKNADLRAQITEAIALLQNNSTLKNMKDNLEETMLTRFDEIVEETRRRSRDFLEQDSIDSFNDGMEDIHSFLLNTKNEVSGKLFTIAQALYAQSEQVIERKHKLQINAILLLGQIAFVQVETIGIKRKLLNECNKDLDLYQKNEIQFAKIEDIPLIYGLFLVEKYRRESWILQVLSQTRSLAGEYEQIRNKEQDHRTKWTENFGSTASLFCRNLENFTESEKIEELFLNDVLSHERQADEKVISVRHSLNKTRELIDEYIAQLRELKVGDNVSELISQSFSEAKSYQVTIVRVRDSKESSTSASNQINGYRARIKKLESLLHDARYSNPGHWPSGILNTTFITPFHNSVTTVSSKMSSSSLLETDRNLNVANVIEVENKLKNLQQINEKLRRDGETKDMHLSVTKSKITDLELETMAFKETMTYLNKELARLTDEEEKSRFENINQQNSFKQEMEAIIRENSKLFSEFSRLKHRTEVDDTLKREAMNQAKKLDEELGQERRTLQEKTVAFEEEISKLNERLTLLEEENKELKEKKQVIQEVEDEQKELTPPTDLAKESEKEENLAELRNQNRDTEATIYEVFASDVFILENIGLLLSLDENNRIIIKRVKGLRRGQSQGVLDDSIQISEADVLVKSTIYRDVKKMYDEVHNTDDMDKHKSLFEEVRKLYDNKLYETAVIRRFKDIETLAKKLTKENKKKRGQLESHQNERLTLKNFQVGDLALFLPTREHNSPTESSVSSLNSSFSSVDLSTPPPFDTVTMHPSSAGKDRISKKSKSRPWAAFTAFDESTRYFLKDENNMIKGKDWFVGKILTMEKFIAEDTNSNPYKLPNGVSWFQVTAAMISCQV
- the MAK3 gene encoding peptide alpha-N-acetyltransferase MAK3 (similar to Saccharomyces cerevisiae MAK3 (YPR051W); ancestral locus Anc_3.331) — its product is MIVYKPLDLRNLLHFEHLKRLIDADLSEPYSIYVYRYFLNRWPELTYLAFDDESGTPDTPIGCVICKSELHRGSRMRGYIGMLAVETAYRGLGIAKTLVKNVIEKMQEDGCDEIMLETEVENRAALNLYEGMGFIRMKRMFRYYLNEGDAFKLILPLTQKSCIRTTFLNQNDELLL
- the POL30 gene encoding proliferating cell nuclear antigen (similar to Saccharomyces cerevisiae POL30 (YBR088C); ancestral locus Anc_3.332) — its product is MLEAKFEEASLFKRIIDGFKDCVQLVNFQCKEDGIIAQAVDDSRVLLVSLEIGIEAFQNYRCDHPVTLGIDLTSLSKILRCGNNSDTLTLIADDTPDTVLLLFEDTKKDRVAEYSLKLMDIDAAFLKIEDLAYDCTLMMPSSEFSKIVRDLSQLSDSLNIMITKETIKFVADGDIGSGSVILKPFVNMDKPEDSIKLEMDQPVDLTFGSKYLLDIVKGSALAEKVGIRLSSEAPALFQFDLKSGYLQFFLAPKFNDEE
- the TDEL0C04750 gene encoding non-histone chromosomal protein 6 (similar to Saccharomyces cerevisiae NHP6B (YBR089C-A) and NHP6A (YPR052C); ancestral locus Anc_3.333) — translated: MAAPRETKKRTTRRKKDPNAPKRALSAYMFFANENRDIVRSENPDVTFGQVGRLLGERWKALTPDEKTPYESKAEADKKRYESEKELYNATRA
- the TIM12 gene encoding Tim12p (similar to Saccharomyces cerevisiae MRS5 (YBR091C); ancestral locus Anc_3.334) translates to MSMFMNPYGSQDVRQEKIDIAEVQFEAMNVTFNNILKTCMEKCIPHDIYSESDLNKGEMCCVDRCVAKMHYSNRLIGALVQSRNFAPESHLPHYNKYKTPPDN
- the PBY1 gene encoding putative tubulin tyrosine ligase (similar to Saccharomyces cerevisiae PBY1 (YBR094W); ancestral locus Anc_3.335), with the translated sequence MRVLLTNDDGPLNDQFSNYIRPFVQTLKRLYPHWQLTICVPHVQKSWIGKAHLAGKKLSAQFLYSKMDSDDNSYLGPFIQPQVALEGSKLPRQAINPEVSRDDIEWILIDGTPASCSNIGLHHLATEPFDLVISGPNLGRNTSVAYITSSGTVGAAMEAVIAGNEVKAVAVSWAYFNGNKNVNNSIMEMAARRSLQIIEHLYENWDPVTDFYSINIPLINSLSLETKAVYTSVWENRWGPIFSGPNVGSATNNSEIEDGNEYQMISFNWAPDFKSHTDSKHHRSDQMVDRDVIEDGLISVTPLRATFQSTSTLKGELELPCPLETQFEGVCAITIDPQEYIYLPLKSAFQKWLPSLKIVSELPKNDTAVIHYGDYEDLDMERLGQDPQYIANSYIYRKALIRKHYLTQTIQYYKAKNPNTILSKAYLESFNIDLDYAEFLDDALDENWELRQELESEQKWWILKPSMSDKGQGIRVFKTIDDLQTIFDSFDEDDTDDESNVQDDNKIIISQLRHFIIQEYLDKPLLLPSMGNRKFHIRCYICCQGSLKVFVYNRMLALFAPNRFIPLEQGKYSPTSVDDLVCHLTNTCLQSNKAKKSLSVVEFDALDEISSADKTKIKEQIHQIAHDVFLAAMQVNSLNFQPLANAFETFGVDFLVGENLEVKLLEINAYPDFKQTGDDLKDLINDLFDCTIEKLIYPLATGKEVRNANEKNNLVEVLDYSANNWQ